In Pseudomonas poae, a single genomic region encodes these proteins:
- a CDS encoding LysR family transcriptional regulator, translating into MSANRLIDMYAVQVFIAVAEEGSMSGAAARMGISQSGVSQMVRQLEDELGVVLVDRTTRPMALTAFGVALRNRGSVLSEELSHLKAQVIDAGRGVNPDLRIGLVDSFAATCGSVFTRQLLGKVAQLSIRTGLSPQQGESLLRRDLDLIVTSDPLMDANDVIRYRLFSEKYFVITPKQLRSDINTVDDVRALANVLPVVRFNRMSQVGLQIERHLRSLNVRVPNRLELDNADALTSMVAEGIGWAVTSPMCFLQASAWVDNVTAHLTPDLQLERSLYLVARRNEYSAFFADACETARDVIRHSFLPRLKALDKGVEALIQFDEGDAREYF; encoded by the coding sequence ATGTCAGCGAACAGGCTTATCGACATGTATGCGGTCCAGGTGTTTATCGCGGTTGCCGAGGAAGGCAGCATGTCGGGGGCGGCCGCGCGCATGGGCATCTCCCAGTCGGGCGTGTCGCAGATGGTGCGCCAACTGGAAGATGAACTGGGCGTGGTGCTGGTGGACCGCACCACCCGGCCGATGGCCCTCACCGCGTTTGGGGTTGCACTGCGCAACCGAGGCTCGGTTTTGAGTGAGGAACTTTCGCACCTCAAGGCTCAGGTGATCGACGCCGGGCGCGGCGTGAACCCGGACCTGCGCATCGGCCTGGTGGACTCCTTCGCGGCCACCTGTGGCTCGGTGTTCACCCGCCAACTGCTGGGCAAGGTGGCGCAGTTGTCGATTCGCACCGGGCTCAGCCCACAACAGGGTGAATCCCTGCTGCGCCGAGACCTGGACCTGATCGTGACCAGCGACCCGCTGATGGACGCCAATGACGTGATTCGTTATCGGCTGTTTTCAGAGAAGTACTTTGTCATCACACCCAAGCAGTTGCGCAGCGACATCAACACTGTCGATGACGTACGAGCGCTGGCCAATGTGCTGCCGGTGGTGCGCTTCAACCGGATGTCCCAGGTAGGGCTGCAGATCGAGCGTCATTTGCGCAGCTTGAATGTGCGAGTCCCCAACCGCCTGGAACTGGACAACGCCGATGCACTGACGTCCATGGTCGCCGAAGGTATCGGCTGGGCCGTGACCAGCCCCATGTGTTTTTTGCAGGCCAGTGCCTGGGTCGACAACGTGACCGCGCACCTTACCCCGGACCTGCAACTGGAGCGCTCGCTTTACCTGGTAGCACGACGCAATGAATACAGCGCCTTTTTCGCCGATGCCTGCGAAACGGCGCGTGATGTGATCCGCCACTCCTTCTTGCCCAGGCTCAAGGCGCTGGACAAAGGGGTGGAGGCGTTAATCCAATTTGATGAGGGTGATGCTCGTGAGTATTTTTGA
- a CDS encoding aspartate ammonia-lyase codes for MLVSIFDSAATRSETDYVGEVQIPANKLYGVNSVRGFDNLSVSPLTIAHYPAFRDAFAQCKWAAALANQACGVLAQPQCEAIVQACAEVIAGQCDDSLIVDLLEGSGGTSTNMNFNEVIANRAQQLMGHAAGSYEVVHPNDHVNASQSTNDVYPAALKIATHAMLGPLIDEVEQLAASFDHKTAQFADILHLGRTCLQDAQPMRLGQLFSGYAALTHRLAAELTSVRDTLRTLPLGGTAIGTGFGAPAAYRDAVYQHLVHITGIGYQAPSNAFDAMQNMDVFSRVSAELRTCSASLAKIATDLTLLSSGPVGGIGELKLPEAQAGSSIMPGKVNPVLPMAMIQLSFAVIGNDAAVAQAVQAGQLEINHFEPLVASRVFDSIALLTQGIQRFREKCIVGITANAERNEHHLTQSMAVATALVPQLGYARVSKLARQSVEQGRSLLSILEESGLMSRADAMAAIEKSSHPVFEG; via the coding sequence ATGCTCGTGAGTATTTTTGATTCTGCCGCTACACGTTCGGAAACCGATTACGTCGGTGAAGTACAGATTCCAGCCAACAAGCTGTATGGGGTGAACTCGGTACGCGGGTTCGACAACCTCAGCGTTTCACCGCTGACCATTGCTCATTACCCGGCCTTTCGTGACGCTTTCGCACAGTGCAAATGGGCGGCCGCGCTGGCCAACCAAGCCTGTGGCGTGCTTGCCCAACCCCAGTGTGAAGCCATCGTGCAAGCCTGCGCCGAGGTGATTGCCGGCCAGTGCGACGACTCGCTGATCGTCGACCTGCTGGAAGGCTCCGGTGGCACGTCCACCAACATGAACTTCAACGAGGTCATCGCCAACCGTGCCCAGCAGTTGATGGGCCATGCTGCGGGTTCGTACGAGGTGGTTCACCCCAATGACCACGTGAACGCCTCACAGTCGACCAATGATGTGTACCCGGCCGCCCTGAAGATCGCTACACACGCCATGCTCGGGCCGTTGATCGATGAAGTGGAACAATTGGCCGCCAGCTTCGACCACAAAACCGCACAGTTTGCCGACATCCTGCACCTGGGCCGCACCTGCCTGCAGGACGCCCAGCCCATGCGCCTGGGCCAGCTGTTTTCCGGCTATGCCGCCCTCACCCATCGCCTCGCGGCAGAGCTGACCAGCGTGCGCGACACACTGCGCACCCTGCCGCTGGGCGGCACCGCTATCGGCACTGGGTTCGGTGCGCCGGCAGCGTATCGCGACGCGGTGTACCAACACTTGGTGCACATCACCGGCATCGGGTACCAGGCACCGTCGAATGCCTTCGATGCGATGCAGAACATGGATGTGTTTTCCCGGGTGTCAGCGGAGCTGCGCACCTGCTCGGCGTCCCTGGCCAAGATCGCCACGGACCTGACCTTGCTGTCGTCCGGCCCGGTCGGCGGGATTGGTGAGTTGAAACTGCCCGAAGCCCAGGCTGGCTCGTCGATCATGCCCGGCAAGGTCAATCCGGTGTTGCCGATGGCGATGATTCAACTGAGCTTCGCGGTGATCGGCAACGATGCGGCGGTGGCGCAGGCGGTTCAGGCAGGCCAGCTAGAGATCAACCACTTCGAGCCGCTGGTGGCGTCTCGGGTGTTCGACAGCATTGCGCTGTTAACCCAAGGCATCCAACGTTTTCGCGAAAAGTGCATCGTTGGGATCACTGCGAATGCCGAGCGTAACGAGCACCATCTGACCCAATCGATGGCGGTCGCCACCGCGCTGGTGCCGCAATTGGGCTACGCGCGTGTCAGCAAGCTGGCACGCCAGTCAGTGGAGCAAGGGCGCTCGTTGTTGTCGATCCTGGAAGAGTCCGGCTTGATGAGCCGGGCCGACGCCATGGCGGCAATCGAAAAGTCGTCCCACCCGGTGTTCGAGGGCTGA
- a CDS encoding ArsR family transcriptional regulator, which translates to MRAFKHPALQDLTLERVLYALSDPVRLEIVRCLAGVPEATCGELDGGRPKSSMSHHFRVLRDAGLVQTRSVGTTHMNVLRAEDLEGRFPGLLASILAQH; encoded by the coding sequence ATGCGAGCCTTCAAACACCCAGCCCTGCAAGACCTGACCCTCGAACGCGTGCTCTACGCCCTGAGCGACCCGGTGCGCCTGGAAATCGTGCGCTGCCTGGCCGGCGTGCCCGAGGCCACCTGTGGTGAACTGGACGGCGGACGGCCCAAGTCCAGCATGTCTCACCACTTTCGCGTGTTGCGTGATGCCGGGTTGGTGCAAACCCGCAGCGTGGGCACCACCCACATGAACGTATTGCGCGCCGAAGATCTTGAAGGACGGTTTCCCGGCTTGCTGGCGAGCATCCTGGCCCAGCATTAA
- a CDS encoding effector protein yields MKAAIVKKYRLIIKTMGYVGWALFWLLLWDIAVTVDFMLFLNAKLNLPLMPLTLLGSALIVLISFRNSSAYNRWWEARTLWGAMVNNSRSFARQVLTLLDDPGNEVNPVKATLLRRHVAYVNCLAAHLKGQPCPDEVRAFIPSDEFARSGATNNFANDILTGSAALLAKEYKAGHLDSIRLARLESTLVDLSNAQGGMERIANTPLPYPYVYFPRLFISLFCLIVPIGLVESLGWFTPLASTVVGFMLLAIERIGTDLQSPFRASEHQIQMEAICETIEKNLQSMQRDALGGDRIG; encoded by the coding sequence TTGAAAGCCGCCATCGTCAAAAAATACCGCCTGATCATCAAGACCATGGGCTACGTGGGCTGGGCCCTGTTCTGGCTGTTGCTGTGGGACATCGCCGTCACCGTGGACTTCATGCTGTTTCTCAACGCCAAGCTGAATCTGCCGCTGATGCCGCTGACTCTGCTGGGTTCGGCACTGATTGTGCTCATCAGCTTTCGCAACAGCAGCGCCTACAACCGCTGGTGGGAAGCCCGCACGCTGTGGGGCGCGATGGTCAACAACTCGCGCAGTTTTGCCCGCCAGGTACTGACCTTGCTGGATGACCCCGGCAACGAGGTGAACCCGGTCAAAGCCACCCTACTGCGCCGTCATGTCGCTTATGTGAATTGCCTGGCTGCCCACCTCAAGGGCCAGCCGTGCCCCGACGAAGTGCGTGCGTTTATCCCGTCGGATGAATTTGCCCGCAGCGGCGCCACCAATAACTTTGCCAACGATATCCTCACCGGTTCAGCGGCGTTGCTGGCCAAGGAATACAAGGCCGGCCACCTGGACAGCATTCGCCTGGCGCGCCTGGAGTCTACGCTGGTGGACCTGTCCAACGCCCAGGGCGGCATGGAGCGCATTGCCAACACCCCATTGCCCTACCCCTACGTGTACTTCCCGCGCCTGTTTATTTCGTTGTTCTGCCTGATCGTGCCGATAGGCTTGGTGGAATCCCTCGGCTGGTTTACCCCACTGGCGTCAACCGTGGTGGGCTTCATGCTGCTGGCCATCGAACGCATCGGCACCGATCTGCAAAGCCCCTTCCGCGCAAGCGAACACCAGATCCAGATGGAAGCCATCTGCGAAACCATCGAGAAAAACCTGCAGTCGATGCAGCGTGATGCGCTGGGTGGCGACCGAATCGGCTAA
- a CDS encoding DeoR/GlpR transcriptional regulator, whose translation MIPEQRREQILRQLRKHQVMSVHQLMEMFDCSHMTVRRDIALLEQEGRAYSVTGGVRIASQLHSEPSHQSKAVVELPQKQAMARLAARLLHADMTVYLDAGTSTLEIVPYIKALSGMTVVTNDFGIVQALMDAQQVTVIHTGGQLDHDNHSSVGGLAVATLRQVVTDIAFVSTSSWDLHRGITTPSALKVEVKQVAMQSASQVVLVASSSKYGTFSMYRIAGLEPFDVIISDDGLAPAAADGIRKRGIELMLPGDQLPT comes from the coding sequence ATGATTCCCGAGCAGCGTCGCGAGCAAATCCTGCGGCAGTTGCGCAAGCATCAGGTGATGAGCGTGCACCAGTTGATGGAGATGTTCGACTGCTCGCACATGACCGTACGCCGCGACATCGCGCTGTTGGAGCAGGAAGGCCGGGCCTATTCGGTGACCGGTGGGGTGCGCATCGCCAGCCAGTTGCACAGCGAGCCGAGCCATCAATCCAAAGCCGTGGTGGAGCTTCCACAGAAGCAAGCCATGGCACGGTTGGCGGCGCGACTGCTGCACGCGGACATGACCGTGTACCTGGACGCCGGCACCAGCACGCTGGAGATCGTGCCGTATATCAAGGCGCTGTCAGGCATGACGGTAGTGACCAACGACTTCGGCATCGTGCAAGCGCTGATGGACGCGCAACAAGTGACGGTGATTCACACCGGCGGCCAGTTGGACCATGACAATCACTCGTCCGTCGGCGGGCTGGCGGTGGCGACCTTGCGCCAGGTGGTCACGGATATCGCGTTTGTGTCCACCAGTTCCTGGGACCTGCACCGGGGCATCACCACGCCTTCGGCATTGAAGGTGGAGGTCAAGCAAGTGGCGATGCAATCGGCGTCCCAGGTGGTGCTGGTGGCGAGCAGTTCCAAGTACGGCACGTTCAGCATGTACCGCATCGCCGGGCTGGAACCGTTCGACGTGATCATCAGCGACGACGGCCTGGCGCCGGCGGCAGCGGATGGGATTCGCAAGCGGGGGATTGAGTTGATGTTGCCAGGGGATCAGTTGCCAACCTGA
- a CDS encoding four-carbon acid sugar kinase family protein, producing MTTANARPLLGCIADDFTGATDLANMLVRGGMRTVQSIGIPSREVAAGLDADAIVIALKSRTTPATEAVEESLAALAWLREQGCEQIFFKYCSTFDSTAAGNIGQVSEALLKALDSDFTLACPAFPENGRTIFRGHLFVQDQLLSESGMQHHPLTPMGDANLVRVLQSQTQLSVGLLRYDSVAAGVDATRQKIAELREQGVGIAIADALSDQDLYTLGSACADLPLLTGGSGLALGLPDNFRRAGKLRDFDVASLPVVGGGEVVLAGSASVATLGQVAAWREAGRPALRIDPLAVAAGEPVVAQALAFARDSAQAVLIYASSTPEEVKAVQQQLGVERAGALVEDALGEIAHGLRESGVRRFVIAGGETSGAVVKALGVNLLQIGAQIDPGVPATVSSSAEPLALALKSGNFGGRDFFAKALAQLAGGAQ from the coding sequence ATGACCACTGCCAACGCGCGCCCCTTGCTGGGCTGCATCGCCGACGACTTCACCGGCGCCACCGACCTTGCCAACATGCTGGTGCGTGGCGGTATGCGCACGGTGCAGAGCATCGGCATCCCGAGTCGCGAAGTTGCGGCCGGGTTGGATGCGGACGCCATCGTCATCGCCCTCAAGTCCCGTACTACGCCAGCCACCGAGGCTGTGGAGGAATCCCTCGCCGCGCTGGCCTGGCTGCGTGAGCAGGGCTGCGAGCAGATCTTTTTCAAGTATTGCTCCACCTTCGATTCCACCGCCGCCGGCAATATCGGCCAGGTCAGCGAAGCGTTGCTCAAGGCCCTGGACAGCGATTTCACCCTGGCGTGCCCGGCATTCCCGGAAAACGGCCGCACGATTTTCCGTGGACATCTGTTTGTGCAGGACCAGTTGCTCAGCGAGTCCGGCATGCAGCATCACCCGCTGACGCCGATGGGCGATGCCAACCTGGTGCGTGTGCTGCAAAGCCAGACCCAGTTGTCGGTCGGCCTGTTGCGCTATGACAGCGTGGCGGCGGGCGTAGACGCCACCCGCCAGAAAATCGCCGAACTGCGCGAGCAAGGCGTGGGCATTGCCATCGCCGATGCGTTGTCGGATCAAGACCTCTACACCCTGGGCAGCGCCTGTGCCGACCTGCCGTTGCTGACTGGCGGTTCGGGTCTGGCCCTGGGCCTGCCGGATAATTTTCGCAGAGCGGGCAAACTTCGTGACTTCGATGTGGCGTCGTTGCCGGTGGTAGGCGGTGGCGAAGTGGTGCTGGCCGGCAGTGCGTCGGTAGCCACACTTGGCCAGGTCGCGGCCTGGCGTGAGGCCGGTCGCCCGGCGCTGCGCATCGACCCGCTGGCTGTGGCAGCCGGTGAACCGGTGGTGGCGCAGGCCCTGGCGTTTGCCCGCGACAGCGCGCAAGCCGTGTTGATCTACGCCAGCAGCACCCCGGAAGAGGTCAAGGCGGTGCAGCAGCAACTGGGTGTCGAACGTGCGGGTGCCTTGGTCGAGGACGCGTTGGGCGAGATTGCCCACGGCCTGCGCGAAAGCGGCGTACGACGCTTTGTGATTGCCGGCGGCGAAACCTCTGGCGCGGTGGTCAAGGCGCTGGGCGTTAACTTGCTGCAGATCGGTGCGCAGATTGATCCGGGTGTGCCTGCTACGGTCAGCAGCTCTGCCGAACCGCTGGCGCTGGCGCTGAAATCCGGCAACTTCGGTGGCCGCGATTTCTTCGCCAAAGCCCTTGCGCAACTGGCCGGAGGTGCCCAATGA
- a CDS encoding alpha/beta fold hydrolase, protein MIRLTAERTPAGTSYLATGQGQPVVLIHGVGLNKEMWGGQVVGLATNYRVITYDMLGHGASPRPAAGTPLLGYADQLLELLDHLELPQATVIGFSMGGLVARAFALHYPERLKGLVVLNSVFNRSPEQRAGVIARTAQAAEHGPDANAEAALSRWFSREYQAANPAQIAALRETLAGNDPQGYLTTYELFATQDMYRADDLKSLRAPTLVATGELDPGSTPEMARQLADRIPGATVAVLAEQRHMMPVESPRLVNQLLLGFLDTVYAQNNPIKGIVA, encoded by the coding sequence ATGATTCGGCTCACCGCTGAACGCACCCCGGCTGGCACCAGTTATCTGGCGACCGGCCAAGGCCAGCCTGTGGTTTTGATCCACGGCGTGGGCCTGAATAAAGAAATGTGGGGCGGGCAAGTCGTTGGCCTGGCCACGAATTACCGCGTGATCACCTACGACATGCTCGGCCATGGCGCCAGCCCGCGCCCGGCCGCCGGCACGCCGCTGTTGGGCTATGCCGACCAATTGCTGGAACTGCTCGATCACCTGGAACTGCCGCAGGCCACGGTGATCGGGTTTTCCATGGGCGGCCTGGTCGCCCGGGCGTTTGCCCTGCATTACCCCGAACGCCTCAAAGGCCTGGTGGTGCTTAACAGTGTGTTCAACCGCAGCCCCGAGCAGCGCGCCGGCGTGATCGCCCGCACCGCCCAGGCCGCCGAACACGGGCCGGACGCCAACGCGGAAGCTGCGCTGTCACGCTGGTTCAGCCGTGAGTACCAGGCGGCCAACCCGGCGCAAATCGCGGCACTGCGCGAAACCCTGGCGGGCAACGACCCCCAGGGCTACCTCACGACTTACGAGCTGTTTGCAACCCAGGACATGTACCGCGCCGACGACCTCAAGAGCCTGCGCGCACCCACCCTGGTTGCCACCGGCGAACTCGACCCCGGCTCAACCCCGGAAATGGCCCGGCAACTGGCCGATCGAATTCCCGGCGCCACCGTTGCGGTGCTGGCCGAGCAACGGCATATGATGCCGGTAGAATCGCCGCGCCTGGTCAACCAGTTGCTGCTGGGCTTTCTTGACACGGTGTACGCCCAAAACAATCCAATAAAGGGGATCGTTGCATGA
- a CDS encoding aldehyde dehydrogenase, which translates to MTLERFQMCIGGEWVDALSGKTFDSLNPALAEPWAQLPDADEADVERAVQAAQTAFDSPAWRGLTATARGKLLRRLGDLIAENKEQLAQLESRDNGKLIRETRGQVSYLPEFFHYTAGLADKLEGGTLPLDKPDLFAYTVHEAMGVVAAIIPWNSPLYLTAIKLAPALAAGNTIVIKPSEHASATILELARLALEAGIPAGVVNVVTGFGPSTGAALTRHPLVRKIAFTGGAATARHVVRSSAENFAKLSLELGGKSPNIIFADADLDSAINGAIAGIYAASGQSCVSGSRLLVQDEIYDEFVERLVARAQRIRIGNPQDDASEMGPMATAQQLAVVEGLVADAIAEGARLRTGGKRPQNLGEGWFYEPTLFECDRNSMKIMQEEVFGPVASVIRFKDEAEALAIANDSQFGLAAGIWTRDLGRAHRLARDVRSGIIWVNTYRAVSAMAPIGGFKNSGYGRESGIDSVLAYTELKTVWINLSQAPMPDPFVMR; encoded by the coding sequence ATGACGCTTGAACGCTTCCAGATGTGCATCGGCGGTGAATGGGTCGATGCCCTGTCCGGCAAGACCTTCGACAGCCTCAACCCGGCGCTGGCCGAACCCTGGGCGCAACTGCCCGACGCGGATGAAGCCGATGTGGAGCGCGCCGTGCAGGCCGCGCAAACGGCTTTCGACAGCCCGGCCTGGCGTGGCCTCACCGCCACGGCGCGGGGCAAACTGCTGCGCCGCCTGGGCGATTTGATCGCCGAGAACAAAGAGCAACTGGCCCAACTGGAAAGCCGCGACAACGGCAAGCTGATCCGCGAAACCCGTGGCCAGGTCAGCTACCTGCCGGAGTTTTTCCACTACACCGCAGGCTTGGCCGACAAGCTTGAAGGCGGCACCCTGCCGCTGGACAAGCCTGACCTGTTTGCCTACACCGTGCATGAAGCCATGGGCGTGGTCGCCGCGATCATTCCGTGGAACAGCCCGCTGTACCTGACCGCGATCAAGCTCGCCCCGGCCTTGGCGGCGGGCAATACCATCGTGATCAAGCCTTCGGAACACGCCTCGGCGACCATTCTCGAGCTGGCGCGTCTGGCGCTGGAAGCTGGCATTCCGGCGGGCGTGGTCAACGTGGTCACAGGCTTTGGCCCCAGCACCGGCGCCGCCCTCACCCGCCACCCGCTGGTGCGCAAGATCGCCTTCACCGGCGGTGCAGCCACCGCTCGCCATGTGGTGCGCAGCAGCGCGGAGAACTTCGCCAAGCTGTCCCTGGAACTGGGTGGCAAGTCGCCGAACATCATCTTCGCCGATGCCGACCTGGACAGCGCCATCAACGGTGCGATTGCCGGTATCTATGCCGCGTCCGGGCAAAGCTGCGTGTCCGGTTCGCGCCTGCTGGTGCAGGATGAAATCTACGACGAATTCGTCGAACGCCTGGTGGCGCGTGCCCAACGCATCCGCATCGGCAACCCCCAGGATGACGCCAGCGAAATGGGCCCCATGGCCACCGCGCAGCAACTGGCGGTGGTCGAAGGCCTGGTGGCTGACGCGATTGCCGAAGGCGCTCGCCTGCGTACCGGCGGCAAACGCCCGCAGAACCTGGGCGAAGGCTGGTTCTATGAGCCGACGCTGTTCGAATGCGACCGCAACTCGATGAAGATCATGCAGGAAGAAGTGTTCGGCCCGGTGGCCTCGGTCATTCGCTTCAAAGACGAAGCCGAAGCCCTGGCCATCGCCAATGACTCACAGTTTGGCCTCGCCGCCGGCATCTGGACCCGCGACCTCGGCCGCGCCCATCGCCTGGCCCGTGACGTGCGCTCAGGCATCATCTGGGTCAACACTTACCGCGCCGTGTCGGCCATGGCGCCGATTGGCGGCTTCAAGAACAGTGGCTATGGACGCGAAAGCGGCATCGATTCGGTGCTGGCCTACACCGAGCTGAAAACGGTGTGGATCAACCTGTCCCAGGCACCGATGCCTGATCCTTTTGTGATGCGTTAA
- a CDS encoding flavin reductase, giving the protein MIEPGIYKDVMSSFPSGVTVVTTLDPDGGIVGITASAFSALSIDPALVLFCPNYASDTYPILRDSKRFAIHLLSADQTAEAYAFAGKGKEKAKGIEWHLSELGNPLLAKATAIIECELWREYDGGDHAIIVGAVKNLILPAQPVTPMIYHKGKLGPLPALA; this is encoded by the coding sequence ATGATCGAACCCGGCATTTACAAAGACGTGATGAGCTCGTTCCCGTCTGGCGTCACGGTGGTCACCACCCTCGACCCGGACGGCGGCATCGTCGGTATCACCGCCAGCGCGTTCAGTGCGCTGTCGATTGACCCGGCGCTGGTGCTGTTCTGCCCCAACTATGCGTCCGACACTTACCCGATCCTGCGCGACAGCAAGCGCTTTGCGATTCACCTGCTGTCCGCCGACCAAACCGCCGAAGCCTACGCGTTTGCCGGCAAGGGCAAGGAAAAGGCCAAGGGCATCGAGTGGCACCTGAGCGAGCTGGGCAATCCGCTGCTGGCCAAGGCCACGGCAATCATCGAGTGCGAGCTGTGGCGCGAGTACGACGGCGGCGATCACGCGATCATCGTCGGCGCGGTGAAGAACCTGATCCTGCCCGCGCAACCGGTCACGCCGATGATCTACCACAAGGGCAAGCTTGGGCCTTTGCCAGCCCTGGCCTGA
- a CDS encoding GntR family transcriptional regulator, with translation MKRLPLDDSFKVNHNPVTLREIVLEKLRSAIMNFQLLPGDRLVERDLCDRLGVSRTSVREALRHLESEGLVEFADAKGPQVAIITLADAVDIYELRCVLEGLIVQLFTLRAKAKDIKALEKALDDNRKALKDGELQQVIDSVQGFYDVLLEGSGNHVAATQLRQLQARISYLRATSVSQENRRGASNQEMERMVEAIKSRDPLAAHQACVDHVRAAAAVALDYLKRKQEETGKVPEITLPIALKEPRIGH, from the coding sequence ATGAAACGCCTGCCACTCGACGACAGCTTCAAGGTCAATCACAACCCGGTCACCCTGCGGGAAATCGTGCTGGAGAAACTGCGCAGCGCGATCATGAACTTCCAACTGTTGCCAGGCGACCGCTTGGTGGAGCGCGACCTGTGCGACCGCCTCGGCGTCAGCCGCACCTCGGTGCGTGAAGCCTTGCGTCACCTGGAGTCCGAAGGCCTGGTGGAATTCGCCGATGCCAAGGGCCCACAGGTGGCAATCATCACCCTGGCCGACGCGGTCGACATCTACGAGCTGCGTTGCGTGCTCGAAGGCTTGATCGTGCAATTGTTCACCCTGCGCGCCAAGGCCAAGGACATCAAGGCCCTGGAAAAAGCCCTGGACGACAACCGCAAGGCCCTCAAGGACGGTGAGTTGCAGCAGGTGATCGACTCGGTGCAGGGCTTCTACGACGTGCTGCTGGAAGGCTCGGGCAACCACGTTGCCGCCACGCAACTGCGCCAGTTGCAGGCGCGTATCAGCTACTTGCGTGCCACCTCGGTGTCCCAGGAAAACCGCCGTGGCGCCAGCAACCAGGAAATGGAACGCATGGTCGAGGCGATCAAGAGCCGCGACCCACTGGCCGCCCACCAGGCCTGCGTCGATCACGTGCGCGCCGCCGCCGCCGTGGCCCTGGACTACCTCAAGCGCAAACAGGAAGAGACCGGCAAGGTCCCTGAGATCACCCTGCCCATCGCCCTCAAAGAACCGCGCATAGGTCACTGA
- a CDS encoding DUF1330 domain-containing protein yields MKAYWIAHVDVADAEQYTQYTSRAPAAFAKFGGRFLARGGRSIALEGGPARARNVVIEFDSYEQAVACYESAEYQEARAHREGVAQAQIIIVEGVV; encoded by the coding sequence ATGAAGGCTTACTGGATTGCCCATGTGGATGTGGCGGATGCCGAGCAGTACACGCAATACACCAGCCGCGCACCGGCGGCGTTTGCCAAGTTTGGCGGGCGGTTTTTGGCCAGGGGCGGGCGCAGCATCGCGCTGGAAGGCGGGCCGGCGAGGGCGCGTAATGTGGTGATCGAGTTTGATAGCTATGAGCAGGCGGTGGCGTGCTATGAGTCTGCCGAGTATCAGGAAGCGAGAGCGCATCGAGAGGGTGTGGCGCAGGCGCAGATCATAATTGTGGAAGGGGTGGTTTAG
- a CDS encoding ABC transporter substrate-binding protein, which yields MVLNKRATAVLFAGLLATASHAVQAGESVNFVSWGGSTQDAQKQAWADPFSKASGITVVQDGPTDYGKLKAMVESGNVQWDVVDVEADFALRAAAEGLLEPLDFSVIQRDKIDPRFVSDHGVGSFFFSFVLGYNEGKLGAGKPQDWTALFDTKTYPGKRALYKWPSPGVLELALLADGVPADKLYPLDLDRAFKKLDTIKKDIVWWGGGAQSQQLLASGEVSMGQFWNGRIHALQEDGAPVGVSWKQNLVMADILVVPKGSKNKAAAMKFLANASSAKGQADFSNLTAYAPVNIDSVQRLDSVLAPNLPTAYAKDQITLDFAYWAKNGLAIATRWNEWLVK from the coding sequence ATGGTGTTGAACAAACGTGCAACCGCGGTACTTTTCGCGGGTTTACTGGCCACGGCCAGCCACGCGGTACAGGCGGGCGAAAGCGTCAATTTCGTGAGCTGGGGCGGCAGCACCCAGGATGCGCAGAAGCAGGCGTGGGCTGACCCGTTCAGCAAGGCCAGCGGCATCACGGTGGTACAGGACGGCCCCACCGACTACGGCAAACTCAAGGCCATGGTCGAGAGCGGCAACGTGCAGTGGGACGTGGTCGACGTAGAAGCGGACTTTGCGCTGCGCGCCGCCGCCGAAGGCCTGCTCGAGCCCCTTGATTTCTCGGTGATCCAGCGCGACAAGATCGACCCACGCTTCGTCTCCGACCACGGTGTGGGTTCGTTCTTCTTCTCCTTCGTGCTCGGCTACAACGAAGGCAAGCTCGGCGCCGGCAAACCGCAAGACTGGACCGCGCTGTTCGACACCAAGACCTACCCCGGCAAACGCGCCCTCTACAAATGGCCAAGCCCTGGCGTGCTGGAACTGGCGCTGCTGGCCGATGGCGTACCCGCCGACAAGCTCTACCCGCTGGACCTGGACCGTGCCTTCAAGAAACTCGACACCATCAAGAAAGACATCGTCTGGTGGGGCGGCGGTGCGCAGTCGCAACAGCTGCTGGCCTCCGGCGAAGTCAGCATGGGCCAGTTCTGGAACGGTCGCATCCACGCGCTGCAAGAAGACGGCGCACCGGTGGGCGTGAGCTGGAAGCAGAACCTGGTCATGGCCGACATCCTCGTCGTGCCTAAAGGCAGCAAGAACAAAGCCGCCGCGATGAAGTTCCTGGCCAACGCCAGCAGCGCCAAAGGCCAGGCCGACTTCTCCAACCTGACCGCTTATGCACCGGTGAACATCGACAGCGTGCAGCGCCTGGACTCAGTCCTGGCACCGAACCTGCCGACGGCGTATGCCAAGGACCAGATCACCCTCGATTTCGCCTACTGGGCCAAGAACGGTCTGGCCATTGCGACACGGTGGAATGAATGGCTAGTCAAATGA